CAATTCCACAGGAAATAAGGAAGCAACCGGGTTACCATCCAAGATCATATGGATTTCTCCCTTTTCTACAAATGCACTGACCACAAGTTTTTTCATGCAAATAATTTATCCATTTGGCGGTTTAAAGTCCAATACAAATTAGCAAATGGGAAAATCTCCATAGAACATGGTAAACTTTTAGTTGAATTTGGTTAGATCATCGGATATTTTTTAAGAATTCATCCTTTCTCCTTCTGGACACATCCACATAGCTTCCATCCTCCATTTTCACTTGGCCGCCCTCCCCTTTGAGGTATTCTTTGATATATGCCAAATTGATCAAATGACTGTTGTGCACCCGGAAAAAACCCTGCTCCAAAAGCATCTGTTCACATTCCTTCAGGGTTTTGGATACAATGATGGTTTTTTTGTCAATCAGGTGAAATGTGGTATAAGTATTGTCCGATTCGCATCGGATAATGTCCTCGATTGGCACAAAAAGATATCCGGATAGGGTAGGGAGGGCAACCTTCTTTTTTGGGATGGATTTATGGAGATTGTTCAGTAATTCCTGCACATGGTCTAAGTTGTCTCCCTTTTGCATTTTCGACCGGAATTTTTCCAATGCCTGATCCAATTCAGTTTCTATCAAGGGTTTTAGCAAGTAGTCCACTGCTGCCAGGCGAAAAGCACGGGTAGCATAGGTATCGTAAGAAGTGGTAAATATGATAGAAAATGGGATGCTTTCGAATCCCGACAACCAATCAAAAGCATTGCCCGGTGGAAGGTCCACATCACAAAAAACCAGGTCCGGTTCCTCCTTTGATACCAAATTGGAAGCATCTTCCAAATTGAAAGCCTGGCCAACTAACTGTAAATCAGGATATTTTTCCAGCAATGCTTTCAATTGACTTTGGGCAGCTGCTTCGTCTTCTATGATAATGACCTTGTATTTTTTCATAGCTAATCTTCAAAAGGTATTCTAATCTGCAGGACTTTCCCTGGAATCCCGTCTTTTCTCTCTTCAAGCCTGTATCCTGATTTATTGTTGTTTATTTGGTTGAGCAAATCAAATCGTTCCTGCATCAACTGCATCCCCAAGGAAGTCTTTTTGACCTGATGACTGAGATTTATTTCTTTTTCTACAGGCTTACTATTGGTCTTTTCATCCTTGATTTCGCATAACAAATGATTGTCATCCGCTTGTGTAATCACCATATCAATTTTCCCACCTCCGGATACCCCATGCCAAACTGCGTTTTCCAAAAAAGGCTGAATCAGCATGGGGGGTATATAGATGGTATCCGGGTCCAGGCCATTTTCAACAGTAATGGAAAAATCAAAAGTGTGATTCAGGCGTAACTGCTCGAGTTCCAGATAAATCCTATTGGCCTCCAATTCATCTGATAGGGGGACTGTTTTTCGCTCACTGCTTTCAAGGACATAGCGGATTTGTTGGGAGAACTTCAATAAATATTGCCCGGCTTCATTGACAGGATGGCTGTACATATAATGATGAATCGAATTCAAGCAATTGAAGATAAAATGGGGATTGATTTGGGCTTTGAGAGCTTTGAGGGTTACTTCGGTTTTTTGAAGCAATAATTCTGTTTCCTTTTCTTTTATGATTGCTTCTCTTTTTGAGCGGTAAAAGACAAAAATCACAAAGGTAAAAGCCAACATCACCGGGATAAGGGCAAAAAGTATCAGGGTTTTGATTTCGGAATTACTTTGGATTTGTAAAATCTTAAAGGCAGCCAAAGTGGAATAAAATTTATTTCCGTTCAAAAAAATACCTAGAAGAACTGCTTTTGCCATTTATATAGGATTAATTCCCTAAAAATAATTAATAATTTTTCTGGCTAATGTGAGGAACAAATAATTTATTGTTAATTTTTTCTATTATCAATATTAATTTCTTTTATGATTATCTGCTTTTATACCAGAAGCCAATTATAATTTTCAGTTCACCTCGGTAAGCTCGGTGAACTGAAAGGAGATTTGGGGGGAATGCGGCTTTCCCGCATTCCCCCCAAATCTCCTCCATAATCGAAAAATCCCGGTAGTTGAGCCTGCCGAGATCATACTGGTTGGAATGCACATATTCCTATTCTTTTTTATGATTTTGCGGAATGAAGGTTATAAATTCACAAAAACGGTTTCTACGCCACCTTCTTCTCCAAACCTTCCAAAATCACATTGAATCCCGCGTTTTACTAAAGATGGATTTCTTTAGGTTGATTTCTGAAGCATATTTAAATGTTTTTAAAAGCAGATCATTGGTATTTTTAACCGAAACAATAAGGTAAGCTTCAATAATAAAGGGCCGAGGCAGAAATGCCCGGCTTTTTTTTGGTTTAGACCTGTGGTCTTTTGGAGTGGTGAATTAATTGCATGTTTGTCCGCAATGATGCCAGTAAAATTGTAATTAGATATAATTCATGGCAGGACCCTAAAAAGCCCGGTACTTCGGTCTTCTGACTTCGGTCATCCGTCCTGCCAATTATAGGATATTGGGTTACTGGCAAAAAAGTGTATAACCATAAATAATTGTTTCGTCTTTCATAGCAAAACTAAACACAGAGGATTTTTGAGTGAAATCACCTAAAATATTTTTAGCAAAACATACAGAAAAACCATTTTTGGGGAAACCAGGGAATTGATTTTTTTTCTTCTCAAAACCCGCCATGCTTTCTTCCATATTCTTGATGATTCTGCCGATTACTTCATCATGACTGCCTAATACTTTTTTTAGCTATTGAAAATGTAGGCCTAGGGATATCTTGAAATGCGTCTTCTGCCCAATCTTGATTAAAAACTATTGGAAATAGACCATTAAAAGCAACCCTGCAAATCGGTTTTCAACCCTTTAATGTCAAAGAATGAAGGATAACAATAAAATGCAAAAAGTGGTTATTGTTGATGATCATGAAATTTTCGCCAACTGTCTATTTGGACAATTACCACGTTTTTTTAAATTTCAACCCTTTAATGTCAAAGAAAGTGAAGGATAGCAATAAAATACAACAAGTTGTTATTGTTGACGATCATGAAATTTTTGCCATCGGGCTCAAACATATCCTGGAAATTAATCTGGGAATTAAAGCCGGTTTGCATTTTTCTTGTGCCCAAGCCGCTTTGAACTATTTCAAAAATGGAGGGGGGGCAGACCTTGTGATATTGGAACTGTACATATCGGAGATGAACAGTTTTAATTTCTTGGAACAGGTCAAAATCTTATTGCCAAAAATCAACATTCTAGTATTCAGCATGCAGCAATCAAATTTCAATATTTCACTTTGCAAAAAACTTGGAGTCACGGGTTTTGTCAGGAAAAACACTTATCTCAAAGATTTCCTCCAAGCCATTGAGGAAGTGCAGATGGGCAAGAAATACTTCCCGGAATTCGAAGACGAAAAAGCATCCGAGGAATTGATCAATAATTCTGTGGAAAGGATCTGTCAGCAATACAGACTTTCCCGCTCGGAAATCAAGATTTTGGATAAGTTTTTGGAACAGAAAAAATATCGGGAAATTGCCGATGAACTCTGTTTAAGCCCGCAGACTGTCCGGACCCACAAGAGGAATATTTACCGCAAGTTTGGGGTGCGCAATATGGCGGGAATAGTAGGTCTGCTAAAGTTGGAATTGGAAAGAGGGTAGCAAAGTAGTATGTAAGTTTTCAAAAGCAATGCTTTCTTTTTTCAATAGCAATCAGATTTCATTGGGTCTCAACTGTTGAGTTTTTGAAGATGATGATTTGCTAGGACCCTGACCAAATGATTGCTGTTTTCTTAATGACTGTGAAATCTTCTTCCAAAATGATTGAGATGGGCACAGGCCACGGGTTTGATGCTGGGATCGAGTTTTCCTCTTTCAAAGGGCTTCAGTCTTGCATTCAAATAATTGCTTTCTTTTGCGAAGAATGGATTATAAACCGCTATGGTCCTCATTCTTTCTCTTTGGTCATAAGTAAAGCTGTTGTCATTGACCAGATAGTCCATGATATTTGCCGAGTAAAAAGTTTGATTTTCACAATTTTTTAGAATGTTGACCGTACTCAAGCCTGTTGGTACAACTAAATGGGTTTCTGTATCCGGACAAAAATCCCCATCGATACACTGATTACTTGGGAACATATCCCCAAAGGGATGGTATAAGCCCAACATATGTCCGATTTCATGGGCTAAGGTAGTATTGCTTGGAAGCCCCATTACAAAGTCGGCTATTACAGTGGAATACGGAAAACTCAATTCATACCAATCATCTATCTTATCAATTCCGTCTAAATCTCTATCTTTAATAATGGGTAAATAAGCATATCCTGCGGGCCTATCCATCCTGCCCACAAAGACATTCACAAACTTTCTCGGGTCCCAAATATTTTT
This window of the Aquiflexum balticum DSM 16537 genome carries:
- a CDS encoding sensor histidine kinase; amino-acid sequence: MAKAVLLGIFLNGNKFYSTLAAFKILQIQSNSEIKTLILFALIPVMLAFTFVIFVFYRSKREAIIKEKETELLLQKTEVTLKALKAQINPHFIFNCLNSIHHYMYSHPVNEAGQYLLKFSQQIRYVLESSERKTVPLSDELEANRIYLELEQLRLNHTFDFSITVENGLDPDTIYIPPMLIQPFLENAVWHGVSGGGKIDMVITQADDNHLLCEIKDEKTNSKPVEKEINLSHQVKKTSLGMQLMQERFDLLNQINNNKSGYRLEERKDGIPGKVLQIRIPFED
- a CDS encoding response regulator transcription factor, translating into MSKKVKDSNKIQQVVIVDDHEIFAIGLKHILEINLGIKAGLHFSCAQAALNYFKNGGGADLVILELYISEMNSFNFLEQVKILLPKINILVFSMQQSNFNISLCKKLGVTGFVRKNTYLKDFLQAIEEVQMGKKYFPEFEDEKASEELINNSVERICQQYRLSRSEIKILDKFLEQKKYREIADELCLSPQTVRTHKRNIYRKFGVRNMAGIVGLLKLELERG
- a CDS encoding LytR/AlgR family response regulator transcription factor, which gives rise to MKKYKVIIIEDEAAAQSQLKALLEKYPDLQLVGQAFNLEDASNLVSKEEPDLVFCDVDLPPGNAFDWLSGFESIPFSIIFTTSYDTYATRAFRLAAVDYLLKPLIETELDQALEKFRSKMQKGDNLDHVQELLNNLHKSIPKKKVALPTLSGYLFVPIEDIIRCESDNTYTTFHLIDKKTIIVSKTLKECEQMLLEQGFFRVHNSHLINLAYIKEYLKGEGGQVKMEDGSYVDVSRRRKDEFLKNIR